A genomic window from Rhodococcus sp. KBS0724 includes:
- a CDS encoding Rv2175c family DNA-binding protein: MSAIPYCDDVLDSSVSLFQLADVAKSVRLPVAKVHQLLRDRKIIAVKRNGVLGVPEEFFDEDGQIVKWLPGLLAVLHDGGYSDVASLRWLFQADDSLPGRPVDALHGHLAREVIRRAQAMAF; the protein is encoded by the coding sequence GTGAGCGCGATTCCTTATTGTGATGATGTCCTGGATTCCTCGGTATCCCTTTTTCAGTTGGCCGATGTAGCGAAGAGCGTCAGATTGCCGGTCGCGAAAGTGCACCAGTTGCTCCGCGATCGCAAGATCATTGCAGTCAAGCGCAACGGCGTTCTCGGGGTTCCCGAGGAATTCTTCGACGAAGACGGCCAGATCGTGAAGTGGCTTCCCGGTTTGCTGGCAGTTCTGCACGACGGTGGATATTCCGACGTAGCGTCGCTGCGCTGGCTTTTCCAGGCCGACGATTCCCTCCCCGGACGCCCCGTCGACGCTCTGCACGGCCACCTCGCCCGTGAGGTTATTCGCCGAGCGCAGGCAATGGCTTTCTGA
- a CDS encoding carotenoid biosynthesis protein, with product MRPQRVPLILALAALGAQIVYPLVDGSARDAVTVAVVGLLAAASISHAAINRGAAWTVTLIAVTAGVGLASEIVGTATGMPYGCYEYSVDRLGPALSGVPLIVPFAWTAGFYPIWCVATRLVRRFTPASRRVGRVVLTVTGLLGWDLYLDPQMVADHQWTWCVDDAGLAGIAHIPLTNYAGWIVVGLIMATIMEVIASRYEEPTHSDAVPYGLFLWTWLGSALAHAVFLSAPELRYSAMYGFVVMGILGVWLLATFAVTFARYRTSYADTPPRS from the coding sequence GTGAGACCTCAACGTGTTCCGCTGATTCTTGCGTTGGCGGCGCTCGGCGCTCAGATTGTGTATCCGTTGGTGGACGGCAGCGCTCGCGATGCCGTCACCGTCGCTGTGGTGGGGTTACTTGCCGCCGCGTCGATCAGCCACGCGGCGATCAACCGTGGCGCGGCCTGGACCGTCACCCTGATCGCGGTCACCGCGGGAGTCGGGCTGGCGTCGGAGATTGTGGGCACGGCCACCGGAATGCCGTACGGCTGTTACGAGTACAGCGTCGATCGGCTCGGGCCGGCATTGTCCGGTGTCCCGCTGATCGTGCCGTTCGCGTGGACTGCCGGCTTCTATCCGATCTGGTGTGTGGCCACTCGCCTGGTTCGACGATTCACACCGGCCTCGCGACGAGTCGGCCGCGTCGTGCTCACGGTCACGGGGTTGCTCGGCTGGGATCTGTATCTCGATCCGCAGATGGTGGCCGATCATCAGTGGACGTGGTGCGTCGACGACGCCGGACTTGCCGGCATCGCTCACATTCCCCTGACCAACTACGCGGGGTGGATCGTGGTCGGTCTGATCATGGCAACGATCATGGAAGTGATCGCGAGTCGATACGAAGAGCCGACGCACTCCGACGCCGTTCCCTACGGGCTGTTTCTGTGGACGTGGCTCGGTTCTGCCCTCGCACATGCGGTGTTCCTCAGTGCACCCGAGCTGCGCTACTCGGCAATGTACGGGTTTGTCGTGATGGGAATTCTCGGGGTCTGGCTACTGGCCACCTTCGCCGTCACTTTCGCCCGGTATCGGACTTCCTACGCCGACACACCCCCTCGTAGCTGA
- a CDS encoding methylenetetrahydrofolate reductase: protein MTFDAVRGRSSDGWASRTPSIVDRITSSTGSRIPFSVEFSPPRDAEAEARLWRAVRTFERLGPAFVSMTYGAGGSTRDRTVRVTGELAEETTLLPVAHLTAVSHSIDELRSMVGAYADRGISNILVLRGDPPGDPLGEWKKHPDGVEYAEELVRMVRDLGDFHVGVASFPEGHYRAPDLAHDTKYLVSKLRAGAEYSITQMFFDVDDYLRLRDRVSAFDPEQGAKPIIPEIMPVTSLRSVRRMLELSGSSLPPALERRFDAAAGSGSQENRAAVRELGIDLATEMGERLIAEGAPCLHFITLNFARATSEVLERLGLTSDVSTDTQASV, encoded by the coding sequence GTGACATTCGATGCAGTCAGGGGACGCTCCAGCGATGGCTGGGCCAGCCGAACACCATCGATCGTCGATCGGATCACATCTTCCACAGGAAGTCGGATTCCGTTCTCGGTCGAGTTCTCACCGCCGCGCGACGCTGAAGCCGAGGCGCGTCTGTGGCGCGCCGTGCGCACATTCGAGAGGCTCGGTCCGGCATTTGTGTCGATGACCTACGGCGCCGGCGGCTCTACCCGCGACCGCACGGTGCGGGTAACCGGAGAACTGGCCGAAGAGACCACGTTGCTACCCGTTGCACACCTCACCGCGGTGTCGCACAGCATCGACGAGCTCCGATCCATGGTCGGCGCCTATGCCGATCGTGGGATCAGCAACATCCTCGTTCTGCGCGGCGATCCTCCGGGTGACCCTCTCGGCGAATGGAAGAAACATCCGGACGGCGTCGAGTACGCCGAAGAGCTTGTGCGGATGGTCCGCGACCTCGGTGATTTCCATGTCGGCGTCGCATCGTTCCCGGAAGGGCACTACCGAGCGCCTGACCTGGCCCACGACACGAAGTACCTCGTCTCGAAGCTGCGCGCCGGAGCCGAATACTCCATTACGCAGATGTTCTTCGACGTCGACGACTACCTGCGTCTGCGTGATCGCGTGAGCGCGTTCGACCCCGAGCAGGGCGCCAAGCCGATCATCCCGGAGATCATGCCGGTCACCTCACTGCGATCGGTGCGGCGCATGCTCGAACTGTCCGGGTCTTCGTTGCCGCCAGCCCTCGAGCGCCGGTTCGACGCCGCTGCCGGTTCGGGCTCGCAGGAGAACCGAGCAGCAGTGCGTGAGCTGGGGATCGACCTCGCTACCGAAATGGGCGAGCGCCTGATCGCCGAAGGCGCTCCGTGCCTGCACTTCATCACGCTGAACTTCGCCCGAGCCACCAGCGAGGTTCTGGAACGTCTGGGACTGACATCGGATGTGTCGACCGATACGCAGGCAAGCGTCTAG
- a CDS encoding Stk1 family PASTA domain-containing Ser/Thr kinase: MLERRYRVDAPIARGGMSTVYRGLDTRLDRPVAIKVMDPQFAADPAFLTRFEFEARAVARLKHPALVAVYDQGSDRGHAFLVMELVDGGTLRELLRERGPMPPHAVAAVVGPVLDALAVAHRAGLVHRDVKPENILISDSGEVKIADFGLVRAAAAATTTSNSVILGTAAYLSPEQVTSGVADPRSDVYSTGVLMFELLTGTTPFTGDTSLSIAYQRIHDDVPPPGSRIAGVPAQFDRLVTQATNREPAHRFTDAGEMAAALRIVCEQLELPAYRVPAPRRSAQHHSAAAAPAPQSRPATPRPAAPGSPATTVIGGAGAPIGGATTAFAAGAQAPPTTALAPPTTALAPHAPPDGIQHTRAVTAQTVRPPVADTDDDSAEVDDDDPHDHFSQARRRSRRTTLIWLLVIALLALTLGFGGWWMGSGRFTAVPQIGGLNKDAAVTALENAGLSSEVRGTYSDTEVLDTVTGTDPEAGSRISRGSSVVLFTSLGRPTVPPIPAGGAVDATRDQLTARTLVAVDGGETFSSKIPIGGVAALDPAPGTTVPVGSSVKVVTSKGSPPVDVPDVKGMSENAARAALDKLGITVSETRSSFDDGVDGGKVIGTDPAAGSSVNAGTSVALLVSNSVKVPNLLGRSVASAREELTRLGLTLTVRQLTQNDSSLIVSQSDKNDRVEKGSNVTVVAIP; the protein is encoded by the coding sequence ATGCTCGAACGCCGCTATCGCGTGGATGCGCCCATCGCACGCGGCGGAATGTCGACTGTGTATCGAGGTCTCGATACCCGGTTGGATCGGCCTGTCGCTATCAAGGTCATGGATCCGCAGTTTGCCGCCGATCCCGCTTTTCTCACACGTTTCGAGTTCGAGGCGCGCGCCGTCGCACGCCTCAAGCACCCGGCCCTGGTTGCCGTGTACGACCAGGGCAGCGATCGCGGCCATGCCTTCCTCGTCATGGAGTTGGTCGACGGCGGCACCTTGCGTGAGTTGCTGCGTGAGCGTGGTCCGATGCCGCCGCACGCGGTTGCCGCCGTCGTCGGGCCGGTCCTCGACGCGTTGGCAGTTGCACACCGGGCCGGATTGGTGCACCGCGACGTCAAACCGGAGAACATCCTGATCTCCGATTCAGGCGAAGTGAAGATCGCCGATTTCGGCTTGGTGCGCGCTGCCGCTGCCGCGACGACAACGTCCAACAGCGTCATTCTCGGCACCGCCGCCTACCTCTCCCCCGAGCAAGTCACCTCCGGGGTGGCCGATCCTCGCAGCGACGTGTATTCCACCGGCGTCCTCATGTTCGAACTCCTCACCGGTACAACACCTTTCACCGGAGACACTTCACTCTCGATCGCGTACCAGAGAATTCACGACGACGTTCCGCCACCGGGTTCGCGAATCGCCGGCGTACCGGCGCAGTTCGACCGCCTTGTCACGCAGGCCACCAATCGTGAACCTGCACATCGGTTTACCGATGCAGGCGAAATGGCAGCCGCCCTGCGCATCGTGTGCGAACAACTCGAACTGCCTGCGTATCGCGTGCCTGCGCCGCGGCGATCCGCACAGCATCACAGTGCCGCCGCAGCACCGGCACCCCAGTCCCGCCCCGCAACACCCCGTCCCGCGGCCCCTGGTTCGCCGGCTACCACCGTTATCGGCGGCGCCGGTGCACCAATCGGCGGCGCCACCACAGCTTTTGCGGCCGGTGCACAAGCTCCGCCGACCACGGCTCTGGCTCCCCCGACAACAGCGCTGGCGCCGCATGCACCGCCGGACGGAATTCAGCACACCCGCGCAGTCACCGCGCAAACCGTCCGTCCGCCCGTCGCTGACACGGACGACGACTCGGCCGAGGTCGACGACGATGACCCACACGACCACTTTTCGCAGGCACGACGACGCTCTCGCCGAACCACCCTCATCTGGCTTCTTGTCATCGCATTGCTTGCGCTTACCCTGGGGTTCGGCGGTTGGTGGATGGGCTCGGGCAGATTCACCGCGGTCCCGCAGATCGGTGGCCTGAACAAGGATGCGGCAGTCACGGCGCTCGAGAATGCCGGACTGTCGTCGGAAGTGCGGGGAACATACTCGGACACCGAAGTTCTCGACACCGTGACCGGCACCGATCCCGAAGCCGGCTCGCGGATCTCGCGCGGTTCGAGTGTTGTGCTCTTCACTTCTCTCGGGCGTCCGACTGTGCCGCCGATACCAGCGGGCGGCGCCGTCGACGCCACCCGAGATCAGCTCACCGCGCGCACCCTCGTTGCCGTCGACGGCGGTGAGACGTTCAGTTCCAAGATCCCCATCGGTGGTGTCGCGGCTCTCGACCCGGCCCCGGGAACTACAGTGCCGGTTGGTTCTTCGGTCAAAGTTGTCACCTCCAAGGGATCACCGCCCGTTGACGTTCCCGACGTGAAAGGCATGTCGGAGAACGCCGCCCGCGCTGCCCTCGACAAGCTGGGCATCACCGTCAGCGAAACCCGATCTTCCTTCGACGACGGCGTCGACGGCGGAAAGGTCATCGGCACCGACCCTGCTGCGGGTTCGTCGGTCAACGCCGGAACGTCCGTTGCCCTTCTCGTGTCCAACTCCGTGAAGGTTCCCAACCTGCTGGGGCGTAGCGTCGCGTCGGCCCGCGAGGAACTGACCCGCCTCGGTCTCACGCTCACCGTTCGCCAGCTGACTCAGAACGACAGCTCGCTGATTGTCAGTCAGAGCGACAAGAACGATCGTGTGGAGAAGGGCTCCAACGTCACCGTTGTCGCGATTCCGTAA
- a CDS encoding NAD(P)/FAD-dependent oxidoreductase produces MTPVLDAVVVGAGHNALVSAAYLAREGWSVQVLEKDTVPGGAVSTVERFPGHKVDRGSSAHIMIRHTGIIEELGLAAHGLRYIDCDPWAYAPPPAGSDRPGIVFHRDLDATCRSIEHACGARDADAYRRFVNIWSERSARVMRAFSAPPTGPNLLSSFWGLDTGSGGNDLARQFLATGDALLDEYFDSEPLKAALAWFGAQSGPPMSEPGTAPMVGFAALMHILPPGRAVGGSGALSAALISRLTTDGARVSLGDAVTSLTRDGDHWTVRTAGGQRVQARTVIAGCHILTTLDLLGNGGFDAAVLDRWRRRIRVGPGIGMVLRLATSSLPRYPSASMAESTSGLQLLVSDRAHLRTAHGAALGGELPPRPAVLGMSFSGIDPSIAPPNEHQVTLWSQWQPYRLSADRDWASLAESEADRVVAEMEASAPGFTDSIRHRHIQTPRDIESEMGLIGGNVMHVEMSLDQMMMWRPLPELSVHRVPGAESLYLTGASTHPGGGVSGASGRSAARIALSDRRGNSIISRIRRKK; encoded by the coding sequence TCGAGCGATTCCCTGGACACAAAGTCGACCGTGGTTCGTCGGCGCACATCATGATTCGACATACCGGAATCATCGAAGAGCTCGGGCTCGCGGCCCACGGACTTCGGTACATCGATTGCGATCCCTGGGCGTACGCGCCACCGCCGGCCGGTTCCGATCGCCCGGGAATCGTTTTTCACCGCGACCTCGACGCCACCTGCCGATCGATCGAACACGCCTGTGGCGCACGTGATGCCGACGCCTACCGCAGGTTCGTGAACATCTGGTCGGAACGCAGCGCTCGGGTGATGCGCGCGTTCTCCGCCCCGCCCACCGGACCCAATCTGCTGTCGTCGTTCTGGGGCCTCGACACCGGGAGCGGCGGTAACGATCTCGCGCGACAGTTCCTCGCAACCGGCGACGCGCTCCTGGACGAATACTTCGACAGCGAACCGCTCAAAGCCGCGCTGGCATGGTTCGGAGCGCAATCGGGACCGCCGATGTCGGAGCCGGGTACCGCGCCGATGGTCGGATTTGCCGCGCTCATGCACATTCTTCCGCCGGGACGCGCCGTCGGTGGCAGTGGCGCACTCAGCGCCGCGCTCATCTCGAGGCTGACAACGGACGGAGCGAGGGTCAGCCTCGGCGACGCGGTGACGTCGCTGACTCGCGACGGCGATCACTGGACGGTGAGAACGGCCGGTGGACAACGGGTTCAGGCTCGCACCGTCATCGCCGGCTGTCACATCCTGACAACGCTGGATTTACTCGGCAACGGAGGCTTCGACGCAGCCGTCCTGGATCGGTGGCGCCGGAGAATCCGCGTCGGTCCGGGTATCGGCATGGTCCTGCGATTGGCTACGTCGTCGCTTCCGCGATACCCGTCGGCGTCGATGGCCGAGAGCACATCAGGCCTGCAACTACTGGTGTCCGATCGCGCGCACCTACGAACAGCTCACGGCGCAGCGCTCGGCGGCGAACTTCCCCCGCGCCCCGCGGTTCTCGGTATGAGTTTCAGTGGGATCGATCCGAGCATCGCTCCCCCGAACGAGCATCAAGTGACGTTGTGGTCGCAGTGGCAGCCGTATCGGTTGAGTGCAGATCGAGACTGGGCGTCGCTCGCGGAGTCCGAAGCCGATCGCGTTGTCGCCGAAATGGAGGCGTCGGCCCCCGGATTCACGGACAGCATCCGTCACCGGCACATCCAGACTCCGCGCGACATCGAGTCCGAGATGGGATTGATCGGCGGCAACGTCATGCACGTCGAGATGTCCCTGGATCAGATGATGATGTGGCGCCCTCTGCCCGAGTTGTCGGTGCACCGCGTGCCCGGCGCGGAGAGCCTGTACCTCACTGGCGCGTCGACGCACCCCGGCGGTGGCGTGTCCGGAGCGAGCGGTCGGAGCGCGGCGCGTATCGCGCTCTCCGACCGCCGCGGAAATTCGATCATCAGTCGGATACGTCGAAAGAAGTGA
- a CDS encoding polyprenyl synthetase family protein, whose amino-acid sequence MLSTRTDAAYPSSLELPALFEQNLRDFFASRREAVETIGGGYESAVDTLESFVLRGGKRVRPAFAWTGWLGAGGDPHGDDAAGIMRACTALELVQACALVHDDIIDASTTRRGFPTVHVEFENLHRTGKWNGDGAHFGEAVAILLGDLALAWADDMIRESGIDPDAALRISPVWSAMRTEVLGGQFLDISNEARGDESVEAAMRVNRFKTAAYTIERPLHLGAALFGADATLIDAYRKFGTDIGVAFQLRDDLLGVFGDPSVTGKPSGDDLRTGKRTTLFAAALARADETDPAAAQQLRAGIGAELTDTDVDTLRTLITDLGAVDDAEARIAALVESAAAALESSSATPEAKTRLSEMALAATSRTY is encoded by the coding sequence ATCCTGTCCACTCGAACCGACGCCGCCTATCCGTCCTCGCTCGAGTTGCCGGCCTTGTTCGAACAGAACTTGCGTGACTTCTTTGCCTCGAGGCGCGAAGCAGTCGAGACCATCGGCGGCGGATACGAAAGCGCCGTCGACACTCTCGAGAGCTTTGTTCTGCGCGGCGGCAAGCGGGTGCGACCGGCGTTTGCGTGGACGGGATGGCTGGGCGCCGGCGGCGACCCCCACGGCGACGACGCCGCCGGTATCATGCGCGCCTGCACGGCGCTGGAACTGGTCCAGGCGTGCGCGCTGGTTCATGACGACATCATCGACGCTTCCACGACGCGCCGCGGATTCCCCACCGTGCACGTCGAGTTCGAGAACCTGCACCGCACTGGCAAGTGGAACGGCGACGGCGCCCACTTCGGGGAGGCGGTCGCAATTCTGCTCGGCGATCTGGCGCTCGCGTGGGCCGACGACATGATTCGCGAATCCGGCATCGACCCCGACGCCGCTCTCCGGATCAGCCCCGTGTGGTCGGCGATGCGCACCGAAGTGCTCGGTGGTCAGTTCCTCGACATCAGCAACGAAGCTCGCGGCGACGAGAGCGTCGAGGCAGCCATGCGCGTGAACCGCTTCAAGACTGCGGCATACACGATCGAGCGCCCCCTGCACCTGGGTGCGGCCCTCTTCGGAGCCGACGCGACGCTGATCGACGCGTACCGGAAATTCGGCACCGACATCGGCGTCGCATTCCAACTCCGCGACGACCTGCTCGGAGTGTTCGGCGATCCGTCGGTGACCGGCAAGCCGTCCGGCGACGACCTCCGCACCGGTAAGCGGACAACACTGTTCGCCGCCGCCCTGGCTCGCGCCGACGAGACCGATCCTGCTGCGGCGCAACAACTCCGAGCCGGAATCGGCGCGGAATTGACCGACACCGACGTCGATACACTGCGCACCCTGATCACCGATCTCGGCGCGGTGGACGATGCCGAAGCGCGCATCGCCGCGCTGGTCGAATCTGCGGCGGCCGCACTGGAATCGAGCAGCGCCACCCCGGAGGCCAAGACCCGGCTCAGCGAGATGGCCCTCGCAGCCACGTCGCGAACCTACTGA
- a CDS encoding alpha-(1->6)-mannopyranosyltransferase A: MTPSAAATTPTWHRRAADFLRTPEGHSALLGFLGAAMIMFGGFGAGSVRREDPLLESMHLSWLRFGHGSILSAAIVWIGVLCMIGAWARLGRSTLRGDVGLRGLRFIVPLWTFPLLFAVPMFSRDAFSYLAQGALLRDGFDPYEVGPVVNPGILLDNVSNVWTTTTTPYGPVHLLLTDAIVSLTGDNVIAGTMLLRITMLPGLALMMWGVPHLARKLGGNPAIALWLAVLNPLVLIHLIGGVHNEMLMVGLMVAGIALALERKHMFGIGLIAFAVAIKATAGLALPFIVWIWMIHEREDAAAQGTEAPNPIRSFIRTAGSGFAMFVVVLGSTSLIAGVGLGWTTALSGSNKIINWLSLPTLVAHLSTVATSWFAGNHFNDILQVTRAVSAVVLIGIIAFVWWRFRTTERDAVMGIVIVMVAIVILSPAALPWYYSWPLAIAAGFALSPTTLAILVGLSSWLMLIFQPDGSIGMYSFPHVALATFASVIAAMSLRTEDPLRLRGHSPEKVPAEATSTAP, from the coding sequence ATGACGCCCTCTGCCGCAGCCACCACACCAACGTGGCATCGCAGGGCCGCTGATTTCCTTCGCACACCCGAAGGACACAGCGCTCTACTCGGATTCCTCGGTGCCGCCATGATCATGTTCGGCGGCTTCGGCGCAGGTAGCGTCCGGCGTGAAGACCCGTTGCTCGAGTCGATGCATCTGTCCTGGCTCCGGTTCGGGCACGGTTCGATACTGTCGGCGGCGATCGTCTGGATCGGCGTGTTGTGCATGATCGGCGCCTGGGCACGACTGGGTCGCTCGACACTACGAGGCGACGTCGGACTGCGCGGGTTGCGATTCATCGTTCCACTGTGGACGTTCCCCCTGCTCTTCGCCGTTCCGATGTTCAGTCGTGACGCGTTCTCGTACCTCGCCCAGGGCGCCCTGCTGCGTGACGGATTCGACCCGTACGAAGTGGGTCCGGTAGTCAATCCCGGCATCCTGCTCGACAACGTCTCCAATGTCTGGACCACCACCACAACGCCGTACGGTCCGGTTCATCTGCTGCTGACCGATGCCATTGTCAGTCTGACCGGTGACAACGTCATCGCCGGCACGATGTTGCTGCGGATCACCATGCTGCCCGGCCTCGCATTGATGATGTGGGGTGTCCCCCATCTCGCGCGCAAACTCGGCGGAAACCCGGCGATTGCCCTGTGGCTCGCAGTCCTCAATCCCCTCGTCCTGATCCATCTGATCGGTGGCGTGCACAACGAGATGCTGATGGTCGGCCTGATGGTCGCCGGCATCGCGCTTGCCCTCGAACGCAAACACATGTTCGGCATCGGCCTGATCGCCTTTGCCGTAGCCATCAAGGCAACGGCCGGGTTGGCTCTGCCGTTCATCGTCTGGATCTGGATGATTCACGAGCGCGAGGACGCCGCAGCGCAGGGAACGGAAGCACCGAATCCGATCCGATCCTTCATCCGGACAGCCGGTAGCGGATTTGCGATGTTTGTTGTCGTGCTCGGTTCCACGTCGTTGATCGCCGGCGTCGGACTCGGCTGGACGACGGCACTCTCCGGCTCCAACAAGATCATCAACTGGCTGTCGTTGCCGACCCTCGTCGCCCACCTGTCCACCGTCGCGACATCATGGTTCGCCGGCAATCACTTCAACGACATACTCCAAGTCACCCGAGCCGTCAGCGCTGTCGTTCTCATCGGCATCATCGCCTTTGTCTGGTGGCGATTCCGTACCACCGAACGCGACGCCGTGATGGGCATCGTGATCGTCATGGTTGCCATCGTGATTCTCTCCCCGGCGGCACTCCCCTGGTACTACTCGTGGCCGTTGGCCATCGCTGCCGGCTTTGCGCTCTCCCCGACAACCCTGGCAATTCTGGTGGGCCTGTCCAGTTGGCTCATGCTGATCTTCCAGCCGGACGGATCGATCGGCATGTACTCGTTTCCGCACGTCGCATTGGCAACCTTCGCCTCCGTCATTGCGGCGATGTCGCTCCGAACGGAAGACCCACTACGCCTGCGCGGACACAGCCCGGAGAAAGTGCCGGCAGAAGCGACCTCGACGGCGCCATGA
- a CDS encoding class II 3-deoxy-7-phosphoheptulonate synthase produces MNWTVDVPIDRLPELPPLPAGLRQQLDEALAKPAAQQPSWPADQAAAMRTVLESVPPITVASEVEALSDRLAQVARGEAFLLQGGDCAETFADNTEPHIKGNIRTLLQMAVVLTYGSSMPVVKVARIAGQYAKPRSADIDSLGLKSYRGDMVNSIVADEAVRAHDPSRLVRAYANASAAMNLVRALTGAGMADLHKVHDWNREFVAASPAGARYEQLASEIDRGLQFMNACGVTDPSLHQAQIFASHEALVLDYERAMLRLDNDSDHPKLYDLSAHFLWIGDRTRQLDGAHIAFAELVSNPIGLKIGPTTTPEMAVEYVERLDPTNKPGRLTLISRMGNGKVRDLLPAIIEKVQATGHQVIWQCDPMHGNTHEASTGYKTRHFDRIVDEVQGFFEVHNGLGTHPGGIHVELTGENVTECLGGAQDISDGDLSGRYETACDPRLNTQQSLELAFLVAEMLRG; encoded by the coding sequence GTGAACTGGACTGTCGACGTGCCGATCGACCGCTTGCCCGAACTTCCGCCGCTGCCCGCCGGACTGCGTCAGCAGCTCGACGAGGCCCTTGCGAAACCTGCCGCGCAGCAGCCTTCGTGGCCCGCTGATCAGGCGGCCGCGATGCGCACTGTCCTCGAAAGCGTGCCGCCGATCACCGTGGCAAGCGAAGTCGAGGCACTGTCGGATCGCCTTGCTCAGGTAGCACGCGGCGAAGCCTTCCTGCTGCAGGGCGGTGACTGCGCCGAGACGTTTGCCGATAACACCGAGCCGCACATCAAGGGCAACATCCGCACTCTGCTGCAGATGGCTGTCGTCTTGACGTACGGGTCGTCCATGCCGGTGGTCAAGGTCGCACGTATTGCAGGTCAGTACGCCAAGCCTCGGTCTGCCGACATCGACTCGCTGGGCCTCAAGTCCTACCGCGGCGACATGGTCAACTCGATTGTCGCGGACGAGGCCGTTCGTGCACACGATCCGTCACGTTTGGTACGGGCGTACGCAAATGCCAGTGCCGCGATGAACCTGGTTCGTGCGCTCACCGGCGCAGGCATGGCCGATCTCCACAAGGTCCACGACTGGAACCGCGAGTTCGTCGCAGCTTCTCCCGCAGGAGCCCGCTACGAGCAGCTCGCGTCGGAAATCGATCGTGGTCTGCAGTTCATGAACGCCTGCGGTGTCACCGATCCGAGCCTGCACCAGGCGCAGATCTTCGCGAGCCACGAAGCATTGGTCCTCGACTACGAGCGTGCGATGCTGCGTCTCGACAACGACAGCGATCACCCCAAGCTCTACGACCTCTCCGCTCACTTCCTGTGGATCGGCGACCGCACTCGTCAGCTCGACGGCGCCCACATCGCCTTTGCAGAGTTGGTGTCCAACCCGATCGGTCTCAAGATCGGGCCCACGACCACTCCCGAGATGGCCGTCGAATACGTCGAGCGTCTCGACCCGACCAACAAGCCCGGCCGCCTGACGTTGATCTCGCGGATGGGCAACGGCAAGGTCCGTGACCTCCTTCCCGCGATCATCGAGAAGGTCCAGGCCACCGGCCATCAGGTCATCTGGCAGTGCGATCCCATGCACGGCAACACCCACGAGGCCTCCACCGGTTACAAGACGCGTCACTTCGATCGCATCGTCGACGAGGTACAGGGCTTCTTCGAGGTCCACAACGGTCTGGGCACCCACCCGGGTGGAATACACGTCGAGTTGACCGGCGAGAACGTCACCGAGTGCCTCGGTGGTGCGCAGGATATTTCGGATGGCGACCTGTCGGGTCGTTACGAGACGGCCTGCGATCCCCGCCTGAATACCCAGCAGTCGCTGGAGCTTGCGTTCCTCGTCGCCGAAATGCTCCGTGGCTGA
- a CDS encoding LppM family (lipo)protein has protein sequence MTTVQQSTDDNTRPRRRKQLLATAALALMLVPLLAGCLRVQVSMGVSADDRVSGQIVAAVIPENEADPGPQLVAPTSLAENIRVQEYKKDGYVGSQVFFWDLSFGDVSQLAAMTDEGAGSFQLTLQRSGDTVALDGKADLKSLPAQGSDIQFSIAFPARISTTNGNRDGDSRVSWTLPAGEVSTVRAEVNYADPSTRSFAGWAGIMAGLTLGVAIIVGAMAWMVRNRAPVSPAPKSPQPTKADTHSP, from the coding sequence ATGACGACTGTGCAACAGTCCACGGATGACAACACGCGGCCGCGTCGTCGGAAGCAACTCCTTGCCACGGCAGCGCTCGCGCTGATGCTGGTGCCGCTACTCGCGGGCTGCCTACGGGTCCAGGTCTCGATGGGTGTCTCGGCCGATGATCGTGTGTCAGGACAGATCGTCGCGGCCGTGATTCCGGAGAACGAGGCCGATCCCGGGCCACAACTGGTAGCGCCCACATCGCTCGCGGAGAACATCCGAGTTCAGGAATACAAGAAAGACGGCTACGTCGGTTCACAGGTTTTCTTCTGGGATCTCAGCTTCGGCGACGTCTCGCAACTGGCTGCGATGACGGACGAAGGCGCCGGCTCCTTCCAACTCACCCTTCAGCGGAGCGGTGACACCGTCGCGCTGGACGGAAAGGCCGACCTCAAATCCCTGCCTGCCCAGGGATCCGACATCCAATTCAGTATTGCCTTCCCGGCACGCATCTCCACGACAAACGGCAACCGCGACGGCGACTCACGGGTCTCGTGGACGCTGCCGGCCGGCGAAGTATCCACCGTTCGCGCAGAAGTGAACTACGCCGATCCGAGCACCCGCAGTTTCGCGGGCTGGGCAGGCATCATGGCCGGCCTCACGCTCGGGGTCGCGATTATCGTCGGCGCGATGGCCTGGATGGTGCGCAATCGCGCACCCGTCTCGCCGGCACCGAAGAGTCCACAACCGACAAAGGCCGATACCCACTCACCGTAA